The Desulfovibrio fairfieldensis sequence TCCTGGCCGAAATCCGCGTCACCCTGACCCAGCGCAAGGTCAATCTCAGCGTGACGGACAAGGCCCGGCAGTGGCTGGCCCTCAAGGGCTTTGATCCGGCCATGGGCGCGCGGCCTCTGCGCCGCCTGCTGCGCAACGAGCTGGAGGACCGCCTGGCCCACGAGCTGCTGTTCGGAGCTCTGAAAAAGGGCGGCAGTGCCCGGCTGACGCTCAAGGACGACGCCCTGTCCCTTGTCACTTCGGCCTCGTCGCCCGTCGCGCGTCCCACGCGCGCGGGAGCCAGGGCCGCGCGCGCGCCGGTGGAGGCCTGAACGGGAGCATGAGCGGCACGTTCGCGGATCTGGCCGCACAGTTTCCTCCTTTGGAGGCCGCCCGCGCGGACGGTTTGCTCTGCGCGGGCGGTGATCTGCAACCCGCGCGGCTGCTGGCGGCCTACAGCCTGGGAATTTTTCCCTGGTACGAGGAGGGCTTGCCCATTCTCTGGTGGTCGCCTGATCCGCGTTGCGTGCTGCCCCTGGAGGATTTTTGCCTGCCGTCCCGCAGCGCCCGCGCGTTGCGCCGCCGCCCCTTTGAGCTTACCCTGGATGCGGCCTTCGGCGAGGTCATCCGGGCCTGCGCCGGATTGCGCGCAAATGGGCACGGCACCTGGCTCACGCCGGAGATGATCGCGGCCTATGAACGTCTGCACGCCCTGGGTTATGCACATTCCGTGGAGGCCTGGCGGGAGGGCGCACTGGTCGGCGGTCTGTACGGAGTGGCCTTGGGCCGGGCCTTTTTCGGCGAGTCCATGTTTCACCGTGAATCCGAAGCCTCCCGCGCGGCCTTGGCCGGGCTGGTGGCACTGTTACGGCTGCGCGGGGCCGTAGTGCTGGATTGCCAGCAAGAGACCCCGCACATCATGCGGATGGGCGGGGTCATGCTGCCGAGGGCGGCGTTTCGGGAGCGGCTGGCAAGGGCGCTGGCCGCCGAGGGATGGCGGGAAGAGCGAGAGGCAAGGGAGCCGGACGCCCTTCGGCGGGAAATCCGCGCCGTTCCTTGGGCCCCCTGGAAAACGGGCTACTCCTATTCCGCCATCAACGGTTCGTGGATCGCCAGATCGTAGAAGCCGCGCGCCACAAAGGGCAGGGGATAGTTGGGCACGGCCTCGAAGCGGATGAAGCCCGTGCTCTTGCCCTCGGGAATGCCGCTCAGCGGGGCCACGCCCAGCGGCACCGGCAGATCCAGCGGGCAGACGGTGATTTTTTCAATGTGCTCGGCATAGCGCTGTTCGAGGTAGTCCACCAGGGCCCGGCTTTCCTCTTCAGTAAAGGCTTCCAGAATGCAGCGCAGGGCGGCTTCCTTGGTGGCGCCCTGCAACACCTGGGGCGGCACCGCCGGATCGGGCGGGCCCACCAGCTTTTTGCCTTGCAGGGCCGCCAGCTCCTCTTCCGTGGCCCCGTGGCGGAAAATGTGCACTTCCACATGGCGGCGGCCCTTGAAGGCGCTCAGGGTGGCGGCCACAATATAAACCCTGTCCAGCAGGGCATCGGACGGCGCGGCAATACTCTGTTTTTCCATAATCGTTCCTGTCTTGTTTGTGTGGCGTGTTCCAACGCCTCCCTTTTACCCCAAAAGCCATCTCTATGGAAGATAAGTCAACCACTCCTTTCAGTTTGCAGACCGGCTACACGCCCATGGGCGACCAGCCTGAGGCTATAACCGCCCTGACCGACAATATCCGGGCCGGTGTGCCCGCGCAGGTGCTCCTGGGCGTGACCGGCTCGGGCAAAACCTTCACCATGGCCAATGTGATCGCCCGCTGCAATCGCCCGGCCCTGGTGCTTGCGCCCAATAAAACCCTGGCCGCTCAGCTCTACAATGAATTTCGCGAGCTTTTTCCGCGCAATGCCGTGGAATATTTTGTGAGCTATTACGACTACTACCAGCCCGAGGCCTATGTGCCCGCCTCGGATACCTACATCGAGAAAGATTCCTCCATCAACGACAATATCGACAAGCTGCGCCATGCGGCCACTCACGCCCTGTTGACCCGGCGCGACGTGGTCATCGTGGCCTCGGTGTCCTGTATTTACGGCCTGGGTTCGCCGGAATACTACGCCAAGATGGTCATTCCCGTGGAAGTGGGGCAGCGCCTGCCCATGGACGATCTGATCACCCGTCTCGTGGAAGTGCATTACGAGCGCAACGACTACGACTTTCACCGCGGCACGTTCCGGGTGCGCGGAGACGCTCTGGAAATCATTCCGGCCTATCATCACGAGCGGGCTCTGCGTCTGGAGTTTTTCGGCGACGATATTGACGCCATGCGCGAAATCGACCCGCTCACCGGCGAAGTGCTGGCCGAAGTGGGCAAAACCGTGCTCTATCCGGCCAGCCACTTCGTTTCGGCCCAGGATAACCTGAAGCGCGCGGCTGGGGACATCCGCGATGAACTGGCCGCGCGGCTCACGTATTTCAAGGAGCACGGCAAGCTGGTGGAGGCCCAGCGCCTGGAACAGCGTACCCAGCTGGATCTGGAAATGATCGAGGAACTGGGCTACTGCAACGGCATTGAAAACTACACTCGCCATCTGGACGGCCGCAAAACCGGCGAGCCGCCGTCCTGTCTGCTCAATTACTTTCCGCGCGATTTTCTGCTCTTTGTGGACGAATCGCACATTACCATTCCCCAGGTGGGCGGCATGTTCAAAGGCGACCGTTCGCGCAAGCAGACCCTGGTGGAATACGGCTTCCGCCTGCCCTCGGCCTTGGACAACCGGCCTTTGCAGTTCGACGAATTTACCTCCCTGCTCAATCAGGTGGTGT is a genomic window containing:
- the aat gene encoding leucyl/phenylalanyl-tRNA--protein transferase, producing the protein MSGTFADLAAQFPPLEAARADGLLCAGGDLQPARLLAAYSLGIFPWYEEGLPILWWSPDPRCVLPLEDFCLPSRSARALRRRPFELTLDAAFGEVIRACAGLRANGHGTWLTPEMIAAYERLHALGYAHSVEAWREGALVGGLYGVALGRAFFGESMFHRESEASRAALAGLVALLRLRGAVVLDCQQETPHIMRMGGVMLPRAAFRERLARALAAEGWREEREAREPDALRREIRAVPWAPWKTGYSYSAINGSWIARS
- the uvrB gene encoding excinuclease ABC subunit UvrB; its protein translation is MEDKSTTPFSLQTGYTPMGDQPEAITALTDNIRAGVPAQVLLGVTGSGKTFTMANVIARCNRPALVLAPNKTLAAQLYNEFRELFPRNAVEYFVSYYDYYQPEAYVPASDTYIEKDSSINDNIDKLRHAATHALLTRRDVVIVASVSCIYGLGSPEYYAKMVIPVEVGQRLPMDDLITRLVEVHYERNDYDFHRGTFRVRGDALEIIPAYHHERALRLEFFGDDIDAMREIDPLTGEVLAEVGKTVLYPASHFVSAQDNLKRAAGDIRDELAARLTYFKEHGKLVEAQRLEQRTQLDLEMIEELGYCNGIENYTRHLDGRKTGEPPSCLLNYFPRDFLLFVDESHITIPQVGGMFKGDRSRKQTLVEYGFRLPSALDNRPLQFDEFTSLLNQVVYVSATPGRYEMDQAQGIVAEQIIRPTGLVDPEVEIRPVKGQMEDLLSECRARVTRGERVLVTTLTKRMAEDLTEYCCNMGVKARYLHSDIETLERLQIIRALRMGEFDVLVGINLLREGLDIPEVSLVCILDADKEGFLRSTGSLIQTFGRAARNAQGRVILYADKVTASMKAAMDETGRRRAKQTTYNEEHHITPRSTTKSLESPLDTLYVDNDAAKGRGKGRGNGKANGKADAAPLTAEDTAALVLKLEKEMRQAARDLEFEQAAELRDRIRALRARLIALPE